Within the Miscanthus floridulus cultivar M001 chromosome 17, ASM1932011v1, whole genome shotgun sequence genome, the region TTTAACATCACCAAAAAGTGACGCCATAAGAGCATATACCACCTTTTGAGCAACCTTTTCCGTCTCTTCTTTGGTCTTCACTGCTTCTTCAACCGGAACAACTTTTGGACCTTCACGATCAATGTTCAAGATCATAGCCACCACAGAATCAGACACCATGTCACTGATGGGATCAGATGACCACTGCAGTGTAACATAACTTTCTGAATCTAGACGAACTGTCACTCTTTCATGCACAATCAATGCTGGAACATCAGATTCTTCTGTTGCTGACTCCACGCTCTCATATATTTGCTTCAGTCTGTACTTTATGACTTCAAAAGAACCAGAATAAGGGACTGCAATGCGCTGAGTGATGTTAGCTGTTGATAACTGTGTGAAGACACGGAGATCTTCAGGCACCATAATCTGATATGTGAATCCCTTCTTGACAAGTAAGCCACCGGAAGACTCTCCACCTTCTGGTACTTTTTCTGCCAGCCTACCAATAGTCTTGGCCATTTTCTCACAAGTGAAATACATCTCTACTGATTGGCAATTCTTGGGAGACACAATTTTTGTATTTGTACCATCAAACTGAGTAATAAGTTTCTGTTTAAGCCTTGACATTTCATTTGCTTCTCCATGCACAAGAATAATATTTGGTGGCCGAAGTTCGTCCAAAAAATTGCTTGTCTGAGGGAAATCTGCGTGAGCTGAAAAAGAGATATAGTGGACCGACATATGAAGAGGAGCAGCGAGCCCATTAGCTAGTGTCACTTCTCTTGGCTCGTTAATAATGGTCTTTGCAAGGGTTCCCTCCACAACATAACCTGGAAAAACACAGGCATTCTTCTTATCTGTGCACCACTTATCAAAAAGCTGCCTAGAGAGACCACTCTGAAGACCACCTGGACTAGCCATCACCACTGAAGGACCCACATCATGTAAATTATCAATGCTATTCAAGGACTCGATGTGCTTGAAATGGAAGGGATTGGATTGTGCAAACTGGTTCCGTATCCTTTCATTCATGGAGTTTATGTATGTCTGGTAGACAGCCATGCACCTCTTGGCAAGAGGGGAAGCGTAATAGATAGGAATCTTATGGAGCTCTGGGTGTTTGGACCAATACTCATCGAGGATAAGTAACAGTTCTTGTGCTCTGCCAAGTGCAAATGCCGGGATAAGAACACGACCCCCCTGTGAAACAGTATTGTGAATGACCTCAGTAAAGCGCTTCTCACGAACAATCCGGGGTTGATGTTGCTGTACACCATAGGTCGACTCAATAATGCAAATGTCTGGGGAGAACTGTGGGAGCTCAGCAGCTCGTAGGTGGCGGTCTTCTTCACGGGAGTAGTCACCAGTGTAAAGAATGCGCACGCCAGCAATATCCACCATGAACATGGCGGCACCAAGTACATGGCCAGCAGTGTAGCACCAGAAGCGTATCCCGTTAACTTCCAATGTCTGGTGGAAATCTATAACCTGAACAAGACGACTTTCAGATTAATAAAAATGTGCATTCCTGAAGAAAAAAAACTTTCAAACATGATGAGCAGAATTCTGCATTTTCTTTAAAGAAGAAAAACAGATGATGCTTAGGGGAGGAAATTAGCAGGTATTGTATGTTTCACTGATTAGCACATCATAAGCATTACATGTTATAAGGATCGTTTGCTATCTAAAATCAATATGCCAAACACCAGTATCGAATATGCGTGTATTTAAGCAACACTCTGTTTCCTGCAGTGCAAAGCCAAACAAGCTAAAAGGTACAGCAATAGGATGAAACATACCTCAATTTTATCCATGGAGCGCGCAATGTCATTCTCATCATACAGCATATCCTCCACGGACACTTTGCTGACTTTGACATAATCCGAGAGCAGCAGCTTGTAAATAGCCTTTGTGGCGTGGGTCATAAACACCCGGCCCTTGAACGTAGTCTGCAGAGATTAACCGGCAAATTTCAGCACCAAATAGCACCACAACGACAACCACGCAGCACGAATAGCGCAGGCATTACCTTCTCCAGGAAGTACGGCAGCGAGGCGGCATGGTCCAAGTGAAAGCTGTAATTTTTATTAATCCCGCGAATTAGGCATGCGtagaggcggggggggggggggggggggggggggggggggggggggggggtcggatCGAAAGAGAAAGAAGCTTACTGGGTGATGAGGAGGACGTCTATGGTGGATGGATCGATCTCGTCGAAGTAGGGCAGCGCCGCCATGCCAGAGTACGCCGGGTGGATGCCGCAGTCGAACTAGCCGCATCACAAAGAGGAGCATTCATCAGCTGCAGTAGTGGCGAATCGAAAAAAAAGTAGGGTTTGCAAGGGGAGTGGGGGAGAATGATGACTGAGGTGCTTACGAGGACGGTGCGGCCCTTGAAGGTCATGTGGACGCAGGAACGGCCGACCTCGCTGCCGGCGCCCAGCGGCGTGATGACCATCTGGTCTCCCTCCCGTCCGCTGGAGGCCGGGCGCTTCCCAGCTGGTGGCGCGCCGCTCGGCGCCGCGGCGGAGGACGCCATCTTTTCCCCCCTTCCTGAATCAGCGAGGGGGTTAGGGTTCTGTTCGTGGTGCGGCGTAGCGGCGGCCGGCGGGCTCGTAGACTACCACCTCCCTGGGCCCTGGCCCGACCAGCCAGCCCAGCccgattttgttttttttttcttttctggggTTTCACATTCACAGttatggctgataagccatggtcgAAAGTCCCGTTGGCTGATTCGTTGTTTGGGAAAAATActaagtacggcttataagtcaagcgaaTAGGGCGCTGACAATACAACTCAGACCACATCCAGCTAAAAACACATAAAAAAATGTTCATCTAACAAACTTCGACCGTTAAAAATGTACGAATACAATATTCATAAAATGACCGAGAAGGAAAAAAGGCGACGGAATGGATCGAACTGCA harbors:
- the LOC136518758 gene encoding cleavage and polyadenylation specificity factor subunit 3-I-like is translated as MASSAAAPSGAPPAGKRPASSGREGDQMVITPLGAGSEVGRSCVHMTFKGRTVLFDCGIHPAYSGMAALPYFDEIDPSTIDVLLITHFHLDHAASLPYFLEKTTFKGRVFMTHATKAIYKLLLSDYVKVSKVSVEDMLYDENDIARSMDKIEVIDFHQTLEVNGIRFWCYTAGHVLGAAMFMVDIAGVRILYTGDYSREEDRHLRAAELPQFSPDICIIESTYGVQQHQPRIVREKRFTEVIHNTVSQGGRVLIPAFALGRAQELLLILDEYWSKHPELHKIPIYYASPLAKRCMAVYQTYINSMNERIRNQFAQSNPFHFKHIESLNSIDNLHDVGPSVVMASPGGLQSGLSRQLFDKWCTDKKNACVFPGYVVEGTLAKTIINEPREVTLANGLAAPLHMSVHYISFSAHADFPQTSNFLDELRPPNIILVHGEANEMSRLKQKLITQFDGTNTKIVSPKNCQSVEMYFTCEKMAKTIGRLAEKVPEGGESSGGLLVKKGFTYQIMVPEDLRVFTQLSTANITQRIAVPYSGSFEVIKYRLKQIYESVESATEESDVPALIVHERVTVRLDSESYVTLQWSSDPISDMVSDSVVAMILNIDREGPKVVPVEEAVKTKEETEKVAQKVVYALMASLFGDVKVAEEGKFVISVDGNVAHLDAMSGDVECENATLKERIKTAFRRIQSALSTANITQRIAVPYSGSFEVIRYRLKQIYESVESATEESDVPALIVHERVTVRLDSESYVTLQWSSDPISDMVSDSVVAMILNISREGPKVVPVEEAAKTKEETEKVAQKVVYALMVSLFGNVKVAEDGKFVISVDGNVAHLDGRNGDVECENATLKERIKTAFCRIEGAVRPIPLSAS